Within Dysgonomonas sp. HDW5A, the genomic segment AAAAGCTGGGATTCAATCTTATGGAGGTGTTTGACTACGATGGAGACCCGACAAATTGGCTTGAGTTGAGAAAATAAAGTAAAAAAAGTAAAGTTTGTATTGTATATTTGTTTTTGTATTGTGTGCTTTTAGGTGGGAAACATTAAAATAACAGAAATGAAAAAACTACATTATTTACTATTATCACTAATAATGCTATGTCTTACAGCAACTCATTTGCAGGCACAGGGTAGCGATAGTACCGGCGTGAAAAAAGACGAATCTTTTAAAGTCGAAGCAAATGCTCTTGATATGCCTGTTTTTATGGGAGGATATGAAGGATTGATGAATTTTTTGCAACAGAATTTGGGATACCCTCAAGATGCTCTTAAGCAAGGAATAGAAGGTCGGATAGCTGTTCAATTTACGGTTTCTAAAGATGGTAGTATTAAGGATATCAATGTGATTAGAAGCCTGTTTCCCTCTTGTGATGCGGAGGCTGTAAGGGTGGTGTCTATAATGCCCAAATGGGTACCCGGAAAGCTTAAAGGTAAACCTGTTGATGCAATTTATACTCTCCCTCTTTCTTTTAAACTGCCTAAGCCAAGTTCTGTTACGTATTGAGACCAAACGATCTACTGATTTTATCGTATTATATTTATGGAATTATAATCTTTCTATACTCTAATTTATTAGTAAACATTAAATTAGTAGAAAGAAATGAAAAAACTAAAATATTTACTATTCTTATTAATCATCTTGTTTCTTACTGCAAGTCATTTACAAGCACAAGCTTATCGCTTGGATGTACTAAAAGAAATGGAGCATCCTTCTAAAAACAGAGGTGAAGTTAAAATGCCTGTTTATCCAACAGGCACTGATGAAATGAAGAGATTTATAGAAATGTTTTTAATATATCCTAAAGATGCTCTTCAAAATAAAATAGAGGGTCGGGTAGTGGTTCGGTTTATTGTTTCGAAAGAAGGGAATATTAATAAAATTACCGTAGTAAGAGGTTTAAGCCCAAGCTGTGATAAAGAAGCAATAAGGGTTGTTTCTATAATGCCTAAATGGATTCCCGGAGAGATAAATGGAGTGGCTGCTGATATTCAGTATACTTTGCCGATTCGGTTTAAATTTTCCGAAAGTGAAGAAACGAGTAATAGTAATGTGATTTGTGATTTTCCGCAGATTGACTGACTATTCACAATAATAATATTCATACTTATTACCAATAATTTTAATTCTGGAAAATTGTTGCATCTGAATCTGAATACTTACTTTTGCTTCGATATTTTATTCAGTCAGTATTATCAATAAAAACAATGTCGTCAGTATATACAATTCTGCTGCTTATAGCATCTAATATCTTTATGACCATCGCTTGGTATGGACATCTTAAGATGAAAGATTTTTCGTGGTTTGCTTCGTTACCGCTTTTGGGAATTATTCTTATTAGTTGGGGAATTGCCTTTTTCGAGTATTGCTTTCAAGTACCTGCCAACCGTATTGGTTATGCGGAAAATGGCGGACCTTTTTCTCTTATTCAGTTAAAGATCATTCAGGAAGTAGTCAGTTTGACTGTTTTTATGGTATTCACGACTATTGTATTTAAGAACGAAGCCTTTAAGTGGAATCATATTCTTGCTTTTTTGTTTCTGATTGCTGCCGTATATTTGGTATTTAAAAAATAAAGTCTCAGCCTTTTTTACTATTTTGCTAACTATATACCTGTACTTGGGTTGTCATGGGAAAAGGAAACAGTAAATATTAAACGTTATTAATGATTAAGATGTACAAAATAATTTATTTACTATTGGCAGTATGTTTGTTAACATCTTGCGAAACAGATAATAATGTGCCGTTTTTGAGTATCCCCGACGATGAGGCTCAGATTATAGAAATGAATGTAGAGGTAGGATCTTCGTCAAATCCGGTATTCAGTCCTATAATATATGCCAGTCAGATGATTGTCAATTGGGGAGACGGTAGTTTGCCTTGGCAATTTGTAAATCGCGATTCTACGAATACAGGAACTTCGACTTTAAAACCTCTCAGGTATACATATCCCACAACAGGTACGTATGATGTTAATGTAAGAGCTATAAAAATTACTCGATTAGATATATCGATGGATTCGGTTCGCCAGAATATCCGTACACTGCAATTGACGGATTGCCGTCACTTGAAAGCACTTTCGTGTAAGAATCAAGAGCTGAAATCTGTAAATATAAACACATCAGGTGTCAAGATGTTAGAGCTGAGTACCTTATCTGTATTGGAAGAACTGACGGTTTCGGCATGCGATAGTTTGTTGACCATCGTGTTGTATAAAAACCCTGAATTGAAAATCATCAATCTGACA encodes:
- a CDS encoding DMT family protein — translated: MSSVYTILLLIASNIFMTIAWYGHLKMKDFSWFASLPLLGIILISWGIAFFEYCFQVPANRIGYAENGGPFSLIQLKIIQEVVSLTVFMVFTTIVFKNEAFKWNHILAFLFLIAAVYLVFKK
- a CDS encoding energy transducer TonB, which translates into the protein MKKLHYLLLSLIMLCLTATHLQAQGSDSTGVKKDESFKVEANALDMPVFMGGYEGLMNFLQQNLGYPQDALKQGIEGRIAVQFTVSKDGSIKDINVIRSLFPSCDAEAVRVVSIMPKWVPGKLKGKPVDAIYTLPLSFKLPKPSSVTY
- a CDS encoding energy transducer TonB, whose protein sequence is MKKLKYLLFLLIILFLTASHLQAQAYRLDVLKEMEHPSKNRGEVKMPVYPTGTDEMKRFIEMFLIYPKDALQNKIEGRVVVRFIVSKEGNINKITVVRGLSPSCDKEAIRVVSIMPKWIPGEINGVAADIQYTLPIRFKFSESEETSNSNVICDFPQID